One window of the Dreissena polymorpha isolate Duluth1 chromosome 5, UMN_Dpol_1.0, whole genome shotgun sequence genome contains the following:
- the LOC127831525 gene encoding LOW QUALITY PROTEIN: aminopeptidase N-like (The sequence of the model RefSeq protein was modified relative to this genomic sequence to represent the inferred CDS: deleted 1 base in 1 codon) — protein sequence MTVLTDRVPRDRGMYVSIAKVFMLALLAIFLAVVVGIIVHFAGPGSTFECKVCSACRAPTQTPDASKASSSSPTAEQTPGLNPGSFMGSTQAPASTQKPTVKDVRIPLHMIPIKYTVELQVWVTFFECKNATDKIYLHSNKLNYSGPFSVTTKSGLEDLYGNHTFDLDRQFLIVILTNKCVLNNNYTLKIPHFRGPLVADLAGLYLSSYKRGNQTIHLATTQMQPTDARKTFPCMDEPAIKAQFEVTLVRKSHMISISNMPNISLEFRADKWFADKFEVTPKMSTYLLAFIICAFHYTVEKTENNVTYRAYARQDAVDQIPFSLATGVKILTYVEKYFNVTYPLPKQDMIAIPDSAAGAMENWGLITYRETAMLYQPGVSSAGSKQRVAIVVSHELAHQWFGNLVTPSWWDDLSLNEGFASYMGCMGVDHVHQDWKMFEQFVVDDLQDVFNFDGLISSHPVYVPVAHTGEINEIFDKISYAKGASIIRMMRFFLGDDNFQKGLTDYLLALEYEAAFHDDLWYALGNVRRFVSAFNVKEVMDTWVLQMNYPTVMVSHSQQGRLTLTQSRYLQDPNATDPGKYVSPFGYRWEIPFTYTTSSQPRFDVTSQDITWLHKIGNGIEVANVDIPAPGSGWVLGNPMQYGFYRVNYDRRNWDMLIQQLVTNHTVIHAINRAQIINDAWSLAKSGDLAMEVAIQTTNYLDKEREYVPWPAASSQLSFVNSMLARHPLNGSFRKFVRNKTADTFKELTMNNTGATQLESYLRSTITDFACKYGIQECIDEAKRLFRQWRDNPDHNPVDPDIKSTVYCTALAEGTLDDWEFALTRYRIENLASEKSLLLAALACSRESWVLSRYLLKAIDQSNLADIRRQDAVSVILYISNTEHHRQFRLVRIPQTDQWTYRVL from the exons atgacagTTCTGACCGATAGAGTTCCACGTGACCGAGGCATGTACGTAAGCATCGCCAAGGTGTTCATGCTCGCCTTACTCGCTATTTTTCTCGCCGTCGTTGTCGGCATTATCGTGCACTTCGCCGGACCGGGGTCAACATTCGAGTGCAAAGTAT GTAGCGCATGCCGCGCCCCAACTCAAACGCCGGATGCCAGCAAAGCATCCTCATCAAGCCCCACCGCCGAGCAGACGCCTGGCTTAAACCCTGGGAGTTTCATGGGGTCCACTCAGGCGCCAGCCTCGACACAAAAGCCTACTGTGAAGGATGTACGGATACCATTGCACATGATTCCTATAAAGTACACTGTAGAGCTGCAGGTATGGGTCACGTT CTTCGAATGCAAGAATGCAACAGATAAGATTTACCTGCACTCCAACAAGCTCAACTACTCAG GACCATTTAGTGTTACAACTAAAAGTGGCCTTGAGGATTTGTACGGAAATCACACATTTGACCTTGACCGCCAGTTCCTGATCGTTATCCTCACCAACAAGTGTGTGCTCAACAATAACTACACTCTGAAGATACCGCACTTCCGGGGACCGCTGGTCGCCGACCTGGCTGGCCTGTACCTAAGCTCGTACAAGCGTGGCAACCAAACCAT CCACCTCGCAACGACCCAAATGCAACCGACAGACGCACGCAAGACGTTCCCGTGCATGGATGAGCCAGCAATCAAGGCGCAGTTTGAGGTGACCCTGGTCCGCAAGAGTCACATGATCTCCATCTCCAACATGCCGAACATCTCTCTGGAATTTAG AGCCGACAAATGGTTCGCGGACAAGTTCGAAGTAACGCCCAAGATGTCTACCTACCTACTCGCTTTCATCATCTGTGCCTTCCACTACACAGTTGAAAAGACCGAGAACAATGTCACG TACCGCGCATATGCGCGCCAAGATGCGGTCGATCAGATCCCGTTCTCGTTGGCGACTGGCGTTAAAATCCTGACATACGTCGAGAAGTATTTCAACGTTACGTACCCACTACCTAAACAAG ATATGATAGCAATCCCCGACTCCGCTGCGGGCGCCATGGAGAACTGGGGTCTGATCACGTACAGGGAGACCGCCATGCTGTACCAGCCCGGGGTCTCCTCGGCAGGAAGCAAGCAGCGCGTGGCGATCGTGGTCTCGCATGAGTTGGCGCACCAG TGGTTCGGTAACCTGGTGACACCCTCCTGGTGGGACGACCTGTCGCTTAACGAGGGTTTCGCCAGCTACATGGGGTGCATGGGCGTTGATCACGTGCATCAGGACTGGAAGATG TTTGAACAATTCGTAGTGGACGACCTGCAAGACGTCTTCAACTTTGACGGCCTAATTTCTTCTCACCCTGTCTACGTGCCCGTGGCGCACACGGGCGAGATCAACGAGATCTTTGACAAAATCTCATACGCAAAG GGCGCCTCCATTATCCGGATGATGCGATTCTTCCTAGGGGACGACAACTTCCAAAAGGGGCTCACG GATTACCTTCTTGCGCTGGAGTACGAAGCCGCCTTCCACGATGACCTCTGGTACGCGCTGGGAAATGTAAGGAGATTCGT ATCTGCCTTCAACGTGAAGGAGGTAATGGACACGTGGGTGCTGCAGATGAACTACCCCACCGTCATGGTGTCACACAGCCAGCAGGGGCGGCTAACCCTCACACAGAGTAGATACCTGCAGGACCCAAACGCAACGGACCCGGGAAAATACGTCTCGCCTTTCGG GTATAGGTGGGAGATCCCCTTCACGTACACCACCAGCTCTCAACCAAGATTTGATGTGACATCTCAAGACATCACGTGGCTACACAAAATAGGAAATGGAA TCGAAGTTGCGAACGTTGATATCCCGGCTCCAGGGTCGGGATGGGTGCTTGGCAACCCGATGCAGTACGGATTCTACCGAGTGAATTACGACAGGAGGAACTGGGATATGCTGATACAGCAGCTTGTGACTAACCACACG GTGATCCACGCGATCAACCGCGCGCAGATCATCAACGACGCTTGGAGCCTGGCAAAATCTGGGGACCTGGCGATGGAGGTGGCAATCCAGACTACCAACTACCTGGACAAGGAGCGCGAATACGTTCCATGG CCGGCCGCCTCCTCGCAACTGTCTTTCGTCAACTCGATGCTTGCCAGACATCCGCTTAACGGCTCATTCAGG AAATTTGTCCGGAACAAGACTGCGGATACGTTCAAAGAGCTGACTATGAACAACACTGGCGCGACCCAACTCGAGTC ATACCTTCGGTCCACCATTACTGACTTCGCATGCAAGTATGGCATCCAGGAGTGTATTGACGAGGCCAAGAGGCTGTTCAGGCAATGGAGGGATAACCCCGACCATAACCC GGTGGATCCAGATATCAAAAGCACGGTGTACTGTACGGCGCTGGCCGAGGGGACGCTCGATGACTGGGAGTTTGCGCTTACGCGATACCGCATCGAGAACCTGGCCTCCGAGAAGTCGCTGCTCCTGGCGGCCCTCGCCTGCTCCCGGGAGTCCTGGGTGCTCAGTAG ATACCTGCTGAAGGCGATAGACCAGAGCAACCTGGCCGACATCCGGCGCCAGGACGCAGTCTCTGTGATCCTCTACATATCGAACACCGAACACCATCGGCAG TTTCGGCTCGTTCGGATTCCCCAAACTGATCAGTGGACTTACCGCGTCCTTTAA